A part of Dehalococcoidia bacterium genomic DNA contains:
- a CDS encoding ABC transporter ATP-binding protein, protein MLEVQNLGVKVGDKQIIEDISFTIDIGETLVLFGPNGGGKTTLLMALMGFPRYQITGGRIVFKGEDITRMPVDERSKKGIGLLFQRPPVVRGVKLKDMVKACIGDKKDAPSVEDLAQKSNMTEFLDREVNYGFSGGEVKRSELLQLLAQDPEFVLLDEPDSGVDLVNIVLIGQMINELLHKDQLRSRTSSGLIITHTGHILDYVEPDRACVLLNGGIWCRGNPREILSSIKSHGYEGCAACQK, encoded by the coding sequence ATGCTTGAAGTCCAGAATCTCGGCGTAAAAGTAGGCGATAAACAGATAATAGAAGATATCAGCTTCACCATCGATATCGGCGAGACCCTTGTGCTGTTCGGGCCCAACGGCGGCGGAAAGACAACGCTGCTCATGGCGCTGATGGGGTTCCCGCGATATCAGATAACCGGAGGACGGATCGTCTTCAAAGGCGAGGACATAACCCGTATGCCGGTTGATGAGCGTTCGAAGAAGGGCATCGGCCTGCTGTTCCAGCGCCCGCCCGTTGTCCGCGGCGTTAAGCTGAAAGACATGGTCAAGGCCTGCATCGGCGATAAGAAGGATGCGCCATCGGTGGAAGATCTGGCGCAGAAATCGAACATGACGGAGTTCCTCGATCGCGAGGTTAACTACGGCTTCTCCGGCGGCGAGGTCAAGCGGTCGGAGCTGCTGCAATTGCTGGCGCAGGACCCGGAGTTTGTTCTGCTCGACGAGCCTGATTCCGGCGTCGACCTTGTGAACATCGTCCTCATCGGACAGATGATAAACGAGCTGCTGCACAAGGACCAGCTGCGCAGCAGGACCAGCTCGGGGCTTATCATCACGCATACGGGACATATACTCGATTATGTGGAGCCGGACCGCGCCTGCGTATTACTCAACGGCGGCATCTGGTGCCGCGGCAATCCGCGCGAGATACTGAGCAGCATCAAAAGTCACGGCTATGAGGGGTGTGCAGCATGTCAGAAGTAG
- a CDS encoding SufD family Fe-S cluster assembly protein: MSEVAKNSKSDKDNKAAAVPAPETKVDLGSYVFESEELPYQKDPAKLSAEAKGRMGEVGVMVDDAKSRAGTFIQVDHSVVHSTTEQDGVEVLGTNMALEAHPWLKDYWWKLINPEADEFTRHANAHPFNGYYVHIAPGVKATYPVQSCLYIAKHGLAQNVHNIVIVEEGAELNIITGCTVAPVEDEGMHIGVSEFYVKKGGKLSFTMIHNWAPKMAIRPRTGVTLEEGAVYMSNYICLKPVRTMQMYPTAWCKGKNARARFNSVLVAHEGSHLDVGSRVLLQAEQTRAEIISRTISMGGTIIARGFLSGQAAECKGHLECRGLILGDSGKIHAIPELEGTVSGVDLSHEAAVGKIAEEEIEYFMARGLSRDQAVSTIVRGFLSVDIEGLPPDLAAQIQRATDLSEQDAM, from the coding sequence ATGTCAGAAGTAGCAAAGAACAGCAAGAGCGATAAAGATAACAAAGCGGCGGCCGTCCCCGCACCGGAGACAAAGGTCGATCTCGGCAGCTATGTCTTTGAATCAGAGGAACTACCCTATCAGAAAGACCCGGCGAAGCTCTCGGCGGAGGCCAAGGGACGCATGGGGGAGGTCGGGGTCATGGTGGATGACGCCAAATCGCGGGCCGGCACCTTCATACAGGTGGATCACTCCGTGGTGCACAGCACGACCGAACAGGACGGAGTCGAAGTGCTGGGCACGAATATGGCCCTGGAGGCGCACCCCTGGCTCAAGGACTACTGGTGGAAGCTGATCAATCCGGAGGCGGACGAGTTCACCAGGCACGCCAATGCCCATCCCTTCAACGGTTACTATGTCCACATCGCGCCGGGCGTCAAGGCCACATATCCGGTGCAGTCATGTTTATACATCGCCAAGCACGGGCTGGCGCAGAACGTGCATAATATCGTTATCGTTGAAGAAGGAGCCGAGCTTAATATCATCACCGGCTGCACCGTAGCTCCCGTCGAGGACGAGGGCATGCACATTGGCGTCTCCGAGTTCTATGTTAAGAAGGGCGGAAAGCTCAGCTTCACCATGATCCACAACTGGGCGCCCAAGATGGCCATCCGTCCCCGCACCGGCGTAACGCTTGAGGAGGGCGCCGTCTATATGAGCAACTACATCTGTCTCAAGCCGGTGCGCACCATGCAGATGTATCCCACCGCCTGGTGCAAGGGCAAGAACGCCCGCGCCCGCTTCAACAGCGTGCTGGTGGCGCATGAGGGCAGCCACCTCGACGTCGGCTCGCGCGTGCTGCTGCAGGCCGAGCAGACCCGGGCCGAGATTATATCGCGCACTATAAGCATGGGCGGAACGATTATCGCGCGCGGCTTCTTATCCGGGCAGGCGGCCGAGTGCAAGGGTCATCTGGAGTGCCGCGGCCTTATCTTAGGCGATAGCGGTAAAATCCATGCCATACCCGAGCTCGAGGGCACGGTGTCCGGAGTCGATCTGTCGCACGAGGCGGCCGTTGGCAAGATCGCCGAGGAGGAGATAGAATATTTCATGGCGCGCGGCCTTTCCCGCGATCAGGCGGTATCGACTATAGTGCGAGGTTTCCTCAGCGTCGATATAGAGGGGCTGCCTCCGGACCTGGCGGCGCAGATACAGCGCGCCACCGACCTGAGCGAGCAGGACGCTATGTAA
- the cutA gene encoding divalent-cation tolerance protein CutA — MSAEKHIVVFITTETQAQGQEIADALLADKLAACVNIVPEVHSRFWWQGKIDSADESLLIVKTKASLLDDVVALVKSRHSYSVPEIIALPIIGGNKDYLDWIDESTCK, encoded by the coding sequence ATGTCGGCTGAAAAACATATCGTAGTCTTCATAACAACTGAGACGCAGGCTCAAGGACAGGAGATTGCCGACGCGCTACTAGCCGATAAGCTAGCGGCCTGCGTTAATATCGTGCCGGAGGTTCATTCCAGGTTCTGGTGGCAGGGCAAGATCGACTCCGCGGATGAATCGCTGCTCATCGTAAAGACAAAGGCGTCTCTGCTCGATGATGTCGTCGCGTTGGTTAAAAGCAGGCACAGCTACTCCGTGCCCGAGATAATCGCCCTGCCCATCATCGGCGGTAATAAGGATTATCTCGATTGGATAGATGAATCGACTTGTAAATAG
- the cysE gene encoding serine O-acetyltransferase: protein MVSLFREDLKTIFAKDPAARNAIEVLFCYPGLHAIWNHRVAHFLWRNHMRLLARLISHTARFFTGIEIHPGATIGRRFFIDHGMGVVIGETSEIGDDVLLYQGVVLGGTTHDKKKRHPTLGNGVVVGAGAILLGDIVIGDEARVGAGSVVVTSVDSKTTVVGVPARVVRRGRPEEALEHDREAIKVMLAEQEGMLDRLARIEGMLNIKNDDKDKVGSDDHMARG, encoded by the coding sequence GTGGTTAGTTTGTTCAGGGAAGATTTAAAGACCATATTCGCAAAGGACCCGGCGGCCAGGAACGCCATCGAGGTGCTTTTCTGCTACCCCGGCCTGCATGCGATATGGAACCACCGCGTGGCGCATTTCCTGTGGCGCAATCACATGCGGCTGCTCGCCCGGCTGATATCGCATACCGCCCGTTTCTTTACGGGCATCGAGATACATCCGGGGGCGACCATAGGCAGGAGGTTCTTCATAGACCACGGCATGGGTGTGGTCATAGGCGAAACTTCCGAGATCGGCGATGACGTCCTGCTCTATCAGGGCGTGGTGCTCGGCGGTACTACGCACGATAAGAAGAAGCGCCACCCGACACTGGGCAACGGCGTCGTCGTGGGAGCCGGGGCCATACTGCTGGGCGATATAGTTATCGGGGATGAGGCCCGAGTTGGGGCCGGCTCGGTTGTCGTCACATCAGTCGACTCTAAAACGACGGTCGTCGGCGTGCCCGCGCGCGTCGTTCGCAGGGGGCGGCCGGAGGAGGCGCTGGAGCACGACAGGGAGGCGATAAAGGTCATGCTCGCGGAGCAGGAAGGCATGCTGGACAGGTTGGCCCGCATCGAGGGGATGCTGAATATTAAGAACGACGATAAGGATAAGGTCGGTAGCGACGACCACATGGCAAGAGGATAA
- a CDS encoding UPF0280 family protein — protein MGQLRIYHNWVKYSDLVSFRVADKESDVQISAMGDFRVEAQAEIKRCRSELERYIEQNLEFLVTLDPIDVSEDAPSIVAIMASAAKKAGVGPMAAVAGAIAEDIGHVLMKRSAEVIVENGGDIFIHIRKPRRIGIFAGNSPLSGKLAIDIEPDDIPLGVCTSSGTVGHSLNFGVADAVVVISPSTALADAAATAVSNIVQSADDIPAAIDLAQSIDGVTGVVIIVGDKLGVWGQVKLSKVD, from the coding sequence GTGGGCCAGCTGCGCATCTACCACAACTGGGTCAAGTATTCCGACCTGGTTTCATTTCGGGTCGCGGATAAGGAAAGCGATGTTCAGATAAGCGCTATGGGCGACTTCCGTGTGGAGGCGCAGGCGGAGATTAAAAGATGCCGCTCCGAGCTTGAGCGCTACATAGAGCAGAACCTGGAGTTCCTGGTCACGCTGGACCCGATAGACGTCTCCGAAGACGCTCCCTCGATCGTAGCGATAATGGCAAGCGCCGCGAAAAAGGCCGGTGTGGGACCCATGGCCGCCGTAGCCGGGGCTATAGCCGAGGACATCGGCCATGTGCTGATGAAGCGCTCGGCCGAGGTAATCGTTGAGAACGGCGGCGATATCTTTATCCACATCAGGAAACCGAGGAGAATCGGCATCTTTGCCGGAAACAGCCCGCTAAGCGGTAAGCTGGCCATCGATATAGAACCGGACGATATACCGCTCGGAGTATGCACCTCGTCGGGAACAGTGGGCCACTCACTGAACTTTGGAGTAGCCGATGCCGTTGTCGTCATCTCGCCTTCGACCGCCCTGGCCGACGCCGCAGCTACCGCCGTGTCAAACATCGTCCAGTCGGCGGATGATATCCCGGCAGCGATAGATCTGGCTCAATCGATCGATGGTGTCACCGGCGTCGTGATTATAGTCGGGGACAAGCTCGGTGTGTGGGGGCAGGTTAAGCTCTCCAAGGTGGATTGA
- the nifS gene encoding cysteine desulfurase NifS, with amino-acid sequence MIEKNQAATRRVYLDYAATTPMHPDVVQAMIPYMSGMFGNPSSGHSFGQEARAAVEDARVQVALLLGCTNDEIVFTSGGTESDNLAIKGIAYANRDKGNHIITTSIEHPAVLEPCRFLQAQGFDITYLPVDKYGLVDAKAVEKAITKKTILISVMYANNEVGTIEPIIEIGQIAKSRSICFHTDAVQAVGHVSMNVDELSVDLLSVSAHKLSGPKGVGALYVREGTKITSFLHGGEQEHALRASTENVTGIVGLGKAAEIAQGELAKEQKRLSRLRDRLIKGLFDGIDGVRLNGHPKLRLPNNVNVNFEHVEGSAVASHLDMAGVAVSTASACQTGHKGPSHVLMAMGYTEDEARNSVRFSLGRESTASDIDYVLEILPPIIKKLHKASRK; translated from the coding sequence ATGATTGAGAAGAATCAAGCAGCGACAAGAAGGGTTTACCTCGATTACGCGGCCACGACGCCGATGCACCCGGACGTGGTGCAGGCCATGATACCGTATATGAGCGGCATGTTCGGCAACCCGTCCAGCGGGCACTCCTTCGGGCAGGAGGCCAGGGCGGCGGTTGAGGACGCGCGCGTGCAGGTAGCGCTGCTGCTCGGATGCACCAATGACGAGATAGTCTTCACCAGCGGCGGCACGGAGTCCGACAACCTGGCGATCAAAGGGATAGCTTATGCCAACCGCGATAAAGGTAACCATATAATCACAACGTCGATCGAGCACCCGGCCGTCCTCGAACCTTGCCGTTTCCTGCAAGCTCAGGGCTTCGATATCACCTACCTGCCCGTCGATAAATACGGCCTCGTCGATGCGAAGGCTGTTGAGAAGGCGATTACTAAGAAAACGATCCTTATTTCCGTGATGTACGCCAATAACGAGGTCGGCACGATCGAGCCTATAATCGAAATAGGACAAATCGCAAAATCGAGGAGTATCTGTTTCCATACCGACGCGGTGCAGGCGGTGGGCCACGTGTCCATGAACGTCGATGAATTGAGTGTCGACCTGCTTTCGGTGTCGGCGCACAAGCTCTCCGGCCCCAAGGGCGTAGGCGCACTGTACGTTCGGGAAGGGACAAAGATAACGTCATTCCTGCACGGCGGCGAGCAGGAGCATGCGCTGCGCGCCAGCACCGAGAACGTCACCGGCATCGTTGGACTGGGCAAGGCGGCTGAGATAGCGCAGGGCGAACTCGCGAAGGAGCAGAAGCGGCTTTCCCGGCTCAGGGACAGGCTGATAAAAGGCCTCTTTGACGGAATCGACGGGGTGCGGCTCAACGGCCATCCTAAACTGAGGCTGCCCAACAACGTTAACGTCAACTTCGAGCACGTCGAGGGGTCGGCTGTGGCCTCGCACCTTGATATGGCCGGGGTCGCGGTGTCAACAGCGTCGGCCTGCCAGACCGGGCACAAGGGGCCTTCGCACGTGCTCATGGCCATGGGCTACACGGAGGACGAGGCGCGCAACTCCGTGCGCTTCAGCCTGGGACGCGAGAGCACCGCGAGCGATATCGACTATGTCCTGGAGATATTGCCTCCGATAATCAAGAAGCTGCACAAGGCATCGCGTAAATAA
- a CDS encoding AIR synthase family protein: MTELPEIGKISPEIFSELIFPRLGAKSDKVLVGPQHGVDVGIVEIGNKAVSLTTDPVFIVPEYGWERAAWFAIHILASDSATSGLKLAYMSIDLNLPMEITREQLTIMWDTMHRECRKIGITIVTGHTGRYENCHYPMVGGATVIGVGGKNEYVTPKLARAGDKIIITKGPAIEAVGILATMFPKLIEKEFGKAFSKKAEKIFYKMSVVEDAMTAIDIGVRDKGVTAMHDATECGIWGGLHEFAQAAGLGVRVEKEKIVVEDCVMEICSYFGIDPYASISEGTLIAACKPNKAQTVVNALTRKGIKSSIVGELTDPKQGMVLVEKGRAKKLKHPIVDPFWKAFFDALEKYGGKG, encoded by the coding sequence ATGACTGAACTGCCAGAGATAGGCAAGATATCGCCCGAGATATTCAGCGAGTTGATTTTCCCGCGGCTGGGCGCCAAAAGCGATAAGGTGCTGGTGGGGCCGCAGCACGGCGTCGATGTCGGCATCGTTGAAATCGGGAACAAGGCGGTGTCGCTGACCACGGATCCGGTGTTCATCGTGCCGGAGTATGGATGGGAGCGCGCGGCCTGGTTCGCCATACATATCCTGGCCTCGGATTCGGCGACCAGCGGGCTCAAGCTGGCGTACATGTCGATCGACCTTAACCTGCCGATGGAGATCACAAGGGAACAGCTCACGATAATGTGGGATACCATGCACCGCGAGTGCAGGAAGATCGGCATCACCATCGTCACCGGACATACCGGCCGTTACGAGAACTGCCACTACCCCATGGTCGGCGGGGCCACGGTAATCGGAGTCGGCGGCAAGAACGAATATGTAACGCCTAAGCTGGCTCGTGCCGGCGACAAGATAATAATCACCAAAGGCCCGGCCATCGAGGCCGTCGGCATACTGGCCACGATGTTCCCCAAGCTAATCGAAAAGGAGTTCGGCAAGGCCTTCAGTAAAAAGGCGGAGAAGATATTCTACAAGATGTCCGTTGTCGAGGACGCGATGACGGCTATAGACATCGGCGTCAGGGATAAAGGCGTGACCGCCATGCACGATGCTACCGAGTGCGGCATCTGGGGCGGCCTGCACGAGTTCGCCCAGGCGGCGGGGCTCGGCGTCAGGGTCGAGAAAGAGAAAATCGTCGTCGAGGATTGCGTAATGGAGATATGCTCCTATTTCGGCATCGACCCGTACGCCTCGATAAGCGAGGGCACTCTCATCGCCGCCTGCAAGCCGAACAAGGCTCAAACTGTCGTAAACGCCTTAACTCGCAAGGGAATAAAATCGTCGATCGTAGGTGAGCTGACCGACCCGAAGCAGGGCATGGTTCTGGTTGAGAAGGGCAGGGCGAAGAAGCTGAAGCATCCTATAGTCGACCCGTTCTGGAAGGCTTTCTTCGACGCGCTTGAGAAGTACGGGGGCAAAGGGTGA
- a CDS encoding NIL domain-containing protein: MVIKRRVVLHFPARRVDQPVIYKLVKDYDLVLNVLKASIMPNEEGRMVLELSGARDNYDKGIKFLQTAGVKIQSLGQDVIRNDNRCTHCGACIAVCPSGALSLDHKTRMVKFDPAECTACELCVLACPPRAMEVYL; encoded by the coding sequence ATGGTTATTAAGAGAAGAGTGGTGCTTCATTTCCCCGCGCGGCGGGTAGACCAGCCGGTGATCTATAAGCTGGTCAAGGATTATGACCTTGTGCTCAACGTGCTCAAGGCATCTATCATGCCCAACGAGGAAGGGCGAATGGTGCTCGAGCTGTCAGGTGCTCGGGACAACTACGATAAAGGAATAAAGTTCCTCCAGACCGCGGGGGTGAAGATACAGTCGCTGGGTCAGGACGTTATACGGAACGATAATCGCTGCACCCACTGCGGAGCCTGTATAGCCGTGTGCCCCAGCGGCGCGCTGTCCCTTGACCACAAAACCAGGATGGTCAAGTTCGATCCGGCGGAATGCACCGCTTGCGAGCTCTGCGTGCTGGCCTGCCCGCCCCGGGCCATGGAGGTCTACCTTTAG
- the cysK gene encoding cysteine synthase A: protein MKRIAKNVTEVVGNTPLVKIWETERDIKAEVAAKLEYFNPLSSVKDRIARAMIEAGERDGLIKRNTTIVEPTSGNTGIALAAICAAKGYKLIIVMPETMSRERRRLLQALGANLVLTPGEQGMSGAIEEANRITGRSPNCYMPNQFTNPANPRVHRETTAEEIWRDTDGEVDIIVAGVGTGGTITGVGEVLKQRREHLKVIAVEPAGSPVLSGGTAGLHGIQGIGAGFVPAVLNRNIIDEVIAVKEEDAIETARRLAREEGILAGISSGAAAWAARQVASRLKNKGRLIVVILPDGGERYMSTTLYQIDEAEKRG from the coding sequence ATGAAGCGCATCGCTAAAAATGTAACTGAGGTGGTAGGGAATACGCCCCTTGTCAAGATATGGGAGACAGAGCGGGACATAAAGGCCGAAGTCGCGGCCAAGCTGGAGTATTTCAATCCCCTCTCCAGCGTTAAGGACAGAATAGCCAGGGCTATGATCGAGGCCGGCGAGCGTGACGGCTTGATCAAGAGGAATACGACTATAGTGGAGCCGACCAGCGGCAATACCGGCATCGCGCTGGCCGCCATATGCGCCGCTAAAGGCTATAAGCTTATAATAGTCATGCCCGAAACAATGTCGCGCGAACGCCGCAGGCTGCTTCAGGCCCTGGGCGCCAATCTTGTACTGACTCCCGGAGAGCAGGGCATGAGCGGCGCCATCGAGGAGGCAAACAGGATAACCGGAAGATCCCCGAATTGCTACATGCCGAACCAGTTCACAAATCCGGCTAATCCGCGAGTGCACCGAGAGACCACCGCCGAGGAGATATGGCGCGATACGGACGGCGAGGTTGATATAATCGTCGCCGGCGTTGGAACGGGGGGAACGATCACGGGCGTCGGCGAGGTGCTGAAGCAGCGCAGGGAGCACCTAAAGGTGATCGCGGTGGAGCCGGCTGGCTCGCCCGTGCTCAGCGGAGGGACCGCCGGCCTGCACGGCATTCAGGGCATCGGCGCCGGATTTGTGCCCGCCGTTCTCAACCGTAATATTATCGACGAAGTAATCGCCGTGAAAGAGGAAGACGCGATAGAGACGGCTCGCCGCCTGGCGCGTGAAGAAGGCATACTGGCCGGCATATCGTCGGGGGCGGCGGCATGGGCCGCGCGGCAGGTAGCAAGCAGGCTGAAGAACAAGGGCAGGCTAATAGTGGTGATACTGCCCGACGGCGGCGAACGCTATATGAGCACGACGCTGTATCAAATCGACGAAGCTGAAAAGCGTGGTTAG
- a CDS encoding homocysteine biosynthesis protein: MAKTIAEINEKIKKGQAVVVNAEEIIDLVAKKGVEKAAREVDVVTTGTFGPMCSSSAYFNLGHTKPRIKLGGGKVYLNDVPAYTGVAAVDIILGATAMPDDDPRNKVHPGAFNYGGGHVIEALVAGKDVRLSAVTYGTDCYPRKKLESRVKLKDMNEAVLFNMRNAYQNYNVAVNLSDKTIYTYLGVLKPNMGNANYCSAGQLSPLLNDPFYKTIGIGTRIFLGGGVGYVAWQGTQHSPAALRGDNGVPKRGAGTLAVIGDLKGMSPRWLVGTSMLGYGPTMTVGIGVPIPILNEEILRYTAVKDDEIYAAIVDYSGAYPQRNPDIVGEVSYGQLKSGLIVVQNKKVPTASLSSYPRALEIANTLKEWIAKGQFLLTDAVAPLPGADSGLSAKPFNERPIEE, encoded by the coding sequence ATGGCCAAGACTATAGCTGAGATCAACGAAAAGATAAAGAAAGGCCAGGCGGTCGTGGTCAACGCCGAGGAGATCATCGACCTGGTTGCAAAGAAGGGCGTCGAAAAGGCGGCTCGCGAGGTGGACGTTGTAACCACCGGCACCTTCGGCCCGATGTGCAGCTCCAGCGCTTATTTCAACCTGGGTCATACCAAACCCCGCATCAAGCTCGGCGGCGGCAAGGTATATCTGAACGACGTTCCTGCTTACACCGGAGTTGCCGCCGTCGATATCATCCTCGGCGCCACTGCCATGCCCGACGACGACCCGCGCAACAAGGTGCATCCCGGCGCCTTCAATTACGGCGGCGGCCATGTCATCGAGGCGCTTGTGGCGGGCAAGGACGTAAGGCTTTCAGCCGTGACCTACGGCACCGACTGCTACCCGCGCAAGAAACTGGAGAGCCGGGTTAAGCTCAAGGATATGAATGAGGCCGTGCTCTTCAACATGAGGAACGCCTATCAGAACTATAACGTGGCGGTGAACCTGTCGGACAAGACTATCTACACCTATCTAGGCGTGCTCAAGCCGAACATGGGCAACGCCAACTATTGCTCGGCGGGACAGCTTTCGCCGCTGCTCAACGACCCGTTCTACAAGACCATCGGCATCGGCACCAGGATATTCCTGGGCGGCGGAGTCGGCTACGTGGCCTGGCAGGGCACGCAGCATAGCCCGGCCGCGCTCAGGGGAGATAACGGCGTGCCTAAGAGGGGGGCGGGGACGCTGGCCGTCATCGGCGACCTCAAGGGTATGAGTCCTAGGTGGCTGGTGGGCACCAGCATGCTGGGCTACGGTCCGACCATGACCGTGGGCATCGGGGTGCCGATACCGATACTTAATGAGGAGATACTGCGCTATACAGCGGTGAAGGATGACGAAATCTACGCCGCAATAGTGGATTATAGCGGCGCTTACCCGCAGCGCAATCCGGACATCGTGGGCGAGGTAAGCTACGGCCAACTCAAGAGCGGGCTTATCGTAGTGCAAAACAAGAAGGTGCCCACCGCCTCGCTTTCCAGCTACCCCCGCGCGCTGGAGATAGCTAACACGCTAAAGGAGTGGATTGCCAAAGGGCAGTTCCTGCTCACGGATGCGGTGGCTCCGCTGCCCGGCGCCGATTCCGGGCTCTCGGCGAAACCGTTCAACGAACGTCCCATCGAGGAGTAG
- a CDS encoding ABC transporter permease produces MNALKDTWYISLRDIRTRLRMPVFLFMSMAQPILFLLLFPEIFKSVGSAMFAGGTSYLQFFTPAVLVMTGLFSAVFSGMGTIMDIDTGILSRMSATPVTRVSIILGRVIATVVVLLVQAAIILIIGVIMGVDIATGAGGALLALLLIALLGLGISAFSNGVALLVKRQETLMATTNLLTLPLMFLSTMMMPEELLPGWLQTVTNFNPVDYTIVGVRSLFLEGYNWSDLWPSFAVLGGIAVVMVIFATMMVRRRVE; encoded by the coding sequence ATGAACGCTCTTAAAGATACCTGGTACATATCGCTGCGCGATATCAGGACGCGCCTCCGCATGCCGGTTTTCCTGTTCATGAGCATGGCCCAGCCGATACTGTTCCTTCTGCTCTTCCCCGAGATATTCAAATCCGTGGGCAGCGCGATGTTCGCAGGAGGCACCAGCTACCTGCAGTTCTTCACCCCGGCCGTGCTGGTGATGACTGGTCTCTTCAGCGCGGTGTTCTCCGGCATGGGCACGATAATGGACATAGACACGGGCATTCTGTCCAGGATGTCGGCTACACCGGTGACACGCGTCTCCATCATACTGGGCCGCGTCATCGCAACCGTGGTTGTTCTACTGGTTCAGGCCGCCATCATCCTGATCATCGGGGTGATCATGGGTGTGGATATCGCAACGGGCGCGGGCGGGGCGCTGCTGGCGCTGCTGCTCATAGCCCTGCTGGGGTTGGGCATCTCCGCTTTCTCCAACGGGGTGGCGCTCCTGGTAAAGAGGCAGGAAACATTGATGGCGACGACGAATCTTCTTACCCTGCCGCTGATGTTTCTCTCCACGATGATGATGCCGGAAGAGCTATTGCCGGGCTGGCTCCAGACGGTGACGAATTTCAACCCGGTAGACTATACCATCGTAGGTGTGCGCAGCCTGTTCCTGGAGGGATACAACTGGAGCGATCTCTGGCCTTCCTTTGCCGTCCTGGGCGGCATCGCGGTGGTGATGGTCATCTTCGCCACAATGATGGTGCGCAGGCGGGTGGAATAA
- the mnmA gene encoding tRNA 2-thiouridine(34) synthase MnmA, with protein MSRVVVGMSGGVDSSVAAALLKEQGYDVVGLTIRVKPAGGSDDDVRVAQTVAKKLGIAHHTVDCRKLFDREVVDHFCAEYGRGRTPNPCVRCNERVKFAVLFDKVREINADFVATGHYARIEKDERSKKYHLKKGRDRVKDQSYFLYFLRRDVLERILLPLGGMKKEDTRILARAFGLASAGREESRDVCFVAGGDYRGFVGARMPQADETGPILDRDGNILGTHRGILSYTIGQRKGMGISAGEPLYVTGIDVKRNAIIVGNKSDVYGNELVASNLNWIESDAPKRPINLKAKIRYRHREGEAVVTPMPNGEVIVKFARPQMAITPGQAVVFYRGSVVMGGGTIERAGGA; from the coding sequence ATGTCGCGGGTAGTTGTTGGGATGAGTGGCGGGGTGGATTCGTCCGTGGCCGCCGCGCTGCTTAAAGAACAGGGATATGATGTCGTCGGGCTGACTATCCGTGTCAAGCCTGCCGGCGGCTCGGACGACGACGTTCGAGTGGCGCAGACTGTGGCGAAGAAGCTGGGGATAGCGCATCACACTGTCGATTGCCGTAAACTGTTCGATAGAGAGGTCGTTGATCACTTCTGCGCAGAGTACGGCCGCGGCCGTACTCCGAACCCGTGCGTCAGGTGCAACGAGCGCGTCAAATTCGCCGTCCTCTTCGACAAGGTGCGGGAGATAAACGCCGACTTCGTCGCTACCGGCCACTACGCCCGCATCGAAAAAGACGAAAGGTCAAAGAAGTATCACCTGAAGAAGGGGCGCGACAGGGTCAAGGACCAGTCGTATTTTCTTTATTTCCTGCGCCGGGATGTCCTGGAGCGCATCCTTCTGCCGCTGGGGGGAATGAAGAAGGAGGACACGCGCATCCTGGCCAGGGCGTTCGGCCTCGCTTCCGCCGGAAGGGAGGAGAGCCGCGACGTGTGTTTCGTCGCCGGCGGGGACTACCGGGGATTCGTGGGAGCGCGCATGCCCCAGGCGGACGAGACGGGCCCAATACTGGACAGGGACGGGAATATCCTCGGCACGCATCGCGGCATACTGTCTTATACCATCGGGCAACGGAAAGGCATGGGTATTTCAGCGGGGGAACCGTTGTACGTGACCGGTATCGATGTTAAGCGCAACGCAATAATCGTCGGCAACAAATCAGATGTGTACGGCAACGAGCTTGTAGCGTCGAACCTGAACTGGATCGAGTCCGACGCGCCGAAGAGGCCGATAAATCTCAAGGCTAAGATACGCTACCGCCATCGTGAAGGAGAGGCTGTCGTCACTCCGATGCCAAACGGCGAGGTAATCGTGAAATTCGCACGGCCGCAGATGGCGATAACGCCGGGGCAGGCAGTCGTCTTTTATCGCGGTTCTGTCGTCATGGGGGGAGGCACCATCGAGCGGGCGGGCGGCGCGTAG